A stretch of Arthrobacter sp. NEB 688 DNA encodes these proteins:
- a CDS encoding lysozyme encodes MRPLRTTRRSGLAALAAGATALAGLVAALPAQATPAPHPTAQARAVGIDRTGDAFMGWSAGPGAAAPTDRPTASSSLAAVTQTPGIDVSKWQGTVDWASWWAKGTKFAYVKATEGTTYRSPTFSAQYTGSYDVGMIRGSYHFALPDSSSGAAQADWFVDHGGGWSADGRTLPGVLDIEFNPYGATCYGKSQSGMVSWIRDFTSRYKARTGRDAVIYTATSWWTQCTGGSTAFSTTNPLWVARYSTSVGTLPAGWGYYTFWQWTDSPLDQDRFNGDLAGLRRLALG; translated from the coding sequence ATGCGACCACTCCGCACGACCCGACGCAGCGGCCTCGCGGCCCTCGCCGCCGGGGCCACCGCCCTCGCGGGCCTCGTCGCCGCCCTCCCCGCACAGGCGACGCCGGCGCCCCACCCCACGGCGCAGGCCCGCGCGGTCGGCATCGACCGGACGGGGGACGCGTTCATGGGCTGGTCCGCCGGCCCGGGCGCCGCGGCCCCGACCGACCGTCCGACCGCGTCCTCGTCGCTCGCGGCGGTCACGCAGACCCCCGGCATCGACGTCTCGAAGTGGCAGGGCACCGTCGACTGGGCCTCCTGGTGGGCCAAGGGCACGAAGTTCGCCTACGTCAAGGCGACCGAGGGGACGACCTACCGCAGCCCCACGTTCAGCGCGCAGTACACCGGCTCCTACGACGTCGGGATGATCCGGGGCTCCTACCACTTCGCCCTGCCCGACTCCTCCTCCGGCGCCGCGCAGGCCGACTGGTTCGTCGACCACGGGGGCGGCTGGAGCGCCGACGGCCGCACGCTGCCCGGGGTCCTCGACATCGAGTTCAACCCCTACGGTGCGACCTGCTACGGCAAGAGCCAGAGCGGGATGGTCTCGTGGATCCGCGACTTCACGAGCCGCTACAAGGCCCGCACCGGCCGTGACGCCGTCATCTACACGGCGACGAGCTGGTGGACGCAGTGCACCGGGGGCAGCACCGCGTTCTCCACGACCAACCCGCTGTGGGTGGCCCGGTACAGCACGAGCGTCGGGACGCTCCCGGCCGGCTGGGGTTACTACACGTTCTGGCAGTGGACCGACAGCCCGCTGGACCAGGACCGCTTCAACGGCGACCTCGCCGGGCTACGGCGGCTCGCGCTCGGCTGA